The stretch of DNA AAACGGGCGACATGTTCTTGGGGTGGACCAACCACATAACCAGGTATTGTTTCTACCCCTTGGTGCTTTTGGTATGTCTATAGTTCGCTGTTTATGGcgagaaatagaaaaacattgACGACATGGTGGAGTTTACCCAAATCCCAAGTTCCCCAGTTCATCACTGATGGCAGCTGTCATCTGTTTATAGGAGCTATGCTGAGGGAGACCCAGATAAGGAATTCATTAAAGATTCAGTTCTGGTAAATCTGGCTAGTTATGGGGTGGTGTTCAAGCGAATTGGTAAGTGTGTATTTGGATCATCTTGCGAGAGATTTGGGCCAGGATAGGGTATGGTCAGTCGGGCCACTTTTGGGCCTGCGGAGAGAGGTCGGTCCAATTCAGTGTCTGCTGCGGAAATAAGTTCGTGGCTCGAGTGTGATGATCATACAGTGGTGAGTATGTGATTCTGGAGTGCCAATGTTGGCCGACCAATTTGCTAAAGCTACTTTGCTTGTGGATCAGTTAAATGTAGCACTTAGGGTATGTGAAGTGGCAGAAACCGTGTGCTTGGTTCGTGATTTAGCACGGATTTTGGCCTTGACAACAATGAAAGGTGGATTGAGAAAAGGGTTCAAGCCACGGAATTGAGCAAGGCTGCCACCGATGCAATCAAAGGAGGGGGAAGTTCATACaagaatttggatgattttgttGGTCATTTATCTAAATAACAGTGTGCGCATCAATGTAACTGATAAATTTGAACCTGTACGAATCTTTATAATATCGCACAAATAATGCTATAAATAAATTCAACCATGCTAAAGAAGCGTACATTGGAGGTATACTACAAAACCTTAACCGGGTTAAGTTTTCCTCGTCTCAAATATAAAATACCAAGATACAAGAGAACCAAAGCAATCAGCCCCGCGATATAATGTACATGCAACTTACAAGATGGTACAACATTGATTGGTTTTTTTAGCCTGCTTGTAGAACATCTGTTTCAAGAAACCCGAAACCAGCCATTATTAGAAGATAGAAAAAGACTCGGTTGTGTTAAGAAAGACCATGTTAAACAAAGTGTGAGATAAGCATATTCGATTCATCTATTGGTGCAGATTGAAAACTTAGGTGTTAACGTTATGACGTAAACTCTAAGAATGTGGTTAAAAAActagtgaaaaaaaaaaagcaaagtTAAATATACGAACCTGAGAGGCTGCACTTAGATCGGAACTTTTATCTACCAAACTATCTAGCTTCTCACCTCGTGCTAGGACGCTGTCAATAGTCTTGTGCTGAGATGAAAGcaaagtatatattatataacaaATTAAGGTTTAAGAAAGGAACAGAAACAAAGGAAAAGAAGTAAAAATCAATTTCACGCAATCACTGATCAGTTAAATAATTGACATCAGTGCGATGGTCTTAAACGGACAATTACTTTTAACTTTCTAAATAAAGAAGCAAACTTTTGGAACTAACATCTGCTTGTTTATGACCAAATGCTGAAATTGGGAAACATCCAAATATATGCCACCGGTgctaaaatttgaaaagaaacaCTCACAAGAATAATTTTGGTTTCATCCAATTCACGCTGAATTCTAAGCAGCTTGTCGGCCTCAGAAGGGTCCTGAACAGTTTAAGCTAAACAAGTTAAGACAAAAGGTAATAAAGATAGAGCAACggacacatattttgtgagcaCTTGTTTGGGTCGATACACAATGATAAACTTCTGAAAGCATCGAGGAAGATGGTAGGGAGAAAATTCTACTGCTGGCAATTCTCATTGATAGTGCCTCTGCTTTCAAAAACATCAGGCATAGAGACTTCAATACCTGAAACTTGGTGATTGCCTCCGTTAGATAGGGCCATGGTTGAGTACTATCGGCTTGGACAGTTTTCCATGAATCACTGAAGTTTTTTATGTATTCATCCAATacctaaaaaaataattataaacttCCTAATTTGAGACTAGTCAATAGTAGAAAAACTATCTcaatgaatttcaaaagaaTATTACCTGGTTGAGTAATGAAAACGCACTCCGGACCGGATAGTGATCATCCATAAAACCCAACGAGATCAAGCCATTCCTATTGTACGCATGAACCATGTATTCTGATTTCCAGCCCGTGGTCCACACAAAACAAAATTCAGACAGCCACAAGACTAACAATGTAAGATTCTTCTAAACAAAAAATCACAGATGAACTTGAAAATTCGATATGGTCCATACGGATGGaaaacaaaacatgataaaaaccTATGAAGTGCTCTGCCTTCTCTTCCTCCAATATAAAGCACCCGGAAACCTTATTTCTTTCATCCTAACTAAACTAGTTAGCTGCTCATAAAGATAAGAGAAAAACAAACCAATTTGCATCCTAATTAagcaataattatttccaaGAACAACATAAGTTGCAGGTCTTTTGCCATAGTTCTCAAACTTTTAGATGAGTTATGTaatttcaaaaacttcaaaagtCATGGCTAATGCTCAAAAGATAGTGCG from Primulina tabacum isolate GXHZ01 chromosome 3, ASM2559414v2, whole genome shotgun sequence encodes:
- the LOC142540058 gene encoding VAMP-like protein YKT61; amino-acid sequence: MVKITALMLLKCDPEGSEPVILANASDLSSFGFFQRPSVREFVVFVGRTVAKRTPPGQRQSVQHEEYMVHAYNRNGLISLGFMDDHYPVRSAFSLLNQVLDEYIKNFSDSWKTVQADSTQPWPYLTEAITKFQDPSEADKLLRIQRELDETKIILHKTIDSVLARGEKLDSLVDKSSDLSAASQMFYKQAKKTNQCCTIL